Proteins found in one Mycoplasma sp. 1578d genomic segment:
- the rplJ gene encoding 50S ribosomal protein L10, whose protein sequence is MSESNFKIAKRNTVNEIVQKVQESKAIAFAEYRGLSVADLKELRIQAKQFGVEIKVYKNRLFKLAAAKTGFENLAEHLVGPNIFAFSKQDDMSAAKLLVKFAKTHKLMVIKAGTYEGQVIDASGVKQVASLPTHEEALGILARSLMAPLQQISLSLKLVSEQKSE, encoded by the coding sequence GTGTCTGAATCAAATTTCAAAATAGCAAAAAGAAACACAGTTAATGAAATTGTTCAAAAAGTTCAAGAATCAAAAGCCATTGCTTTTGCTGAATATCGTGGTCTTTCAGTTGCTGATCTTAAAGAATTAAGAATCCAAGCAAAACAATTTGGAGTTGAAATTAAAGTTTATAAAAATAGACTTTTTAAATTAGCAGCAGCAAAAACAGGATTTGAAAACCTTGCTGAGCATTTAGTAGGACCAAACATTTTTGCATTTTCAAAACAAGATGATATGTCTGCGGCAAAATTACTGGTTAAATTTGCTAAAACTCACAAACTAATGGTTATTAAAGCCGGAACATACGAAGGACAAGTTATCGATGCAAGTGGTGTTAAACAAGTTGCATCACTTCCAACACACGAAGAAGCACTTGGAATTCTTGCACGTTCACTTATGGCACCATTACAACAAATTTCATTATCACTTAAATTAGTAAGTGAACAAAAATCAGAATAA
- the rplL gene encoding 50S ribosomal protein L7/L12, giving the protein MAKLTKETFIESLKEMSIKEVMELVDAMKEEFGIDPSAAVAVAAAPAEGGEEAKSSVKVIIKADNGKKVQIIKAVKDLLGNSLMEAKKIVDNLPAVIKENIKPEEAEQIKATLVEAGAEVSVE; this is encoded by the coding sequence ATGGCTAAATTAACAAAAGAAACATTTATCGAATCACTTAAAGAAATGTCAATTAAAGAAGTTATGGAACTTGTTGACGCAATGAAAGAAGAGTTTGGAATTGATCCAAGTGCTGCTGTTGCAGTAGCTGCAGCTCCTGCCGAAGGTGGAGAAGAAGCTAAATCAAGCGTTAAAGTTATTATTAAAGCTGACAATGGTAAAAAAGTTCAAATCATTAAAGCTGTTAAAGATTTACTTGGAAACTCACTTATGGAAGCGAAAAAAATCGTTGACAATCTTCCTGCTGTTATTAAAGAAAACATCAAACCTGAAGAAGCAGAACAAATTAAAGCTACTCTTGTTGAAGCAGGTGCTGAAGTTTCAGTTGAATAA